A window of the Lolium perenne isolate Kyuss_39 chromosome 7, Kyuss_2.0, whole genome shotgun sequence genome harbors these coding sequences:
- the LOC127314833 gene encoding oxysterol-binding protein-related protein 2A isoform X1, with the protein MTQSSHHIHHHALCCLSAAPPQPDAPPTPAPEPAAATATAAPGSGSVAVAGVLHKWTNYGRGWRERWFSLRDGVLSYSKIRSDAGAAGGAAEGGIAEDGEVRLIGGASARIAGDRRPEKPAGVVCLKVSAFRESKSDDRRFYIFSPTKTLHLKTDSKDDRVAWIEALILARSVYSLRSFSGRISFVQSDVSVSTARLRNRMRQEGLNESLIRDCEQIMLSEFSSYRKQLKLRYEDHLSLFGSSRHHFEEGKDGNIIQGALSRNEFPSSRRGNFSEYSTTESDDFEKQDGGDLTCEEESTFFDAADYFTESNSRSSAMSSSTDCGVHSGTNIDNSGCLEIENVQMQDSDNMLPQIKRRSKLPEPTEKEKGISLWSIIKDSVGKDLTRVCLPVYFNEPLSSLQKCFEDLEYSYLLDQAYEHGKVGNSLMRILKVAAFAVSGYASSVARPCKPFNPLLGETYEADFPDRRIRFFAEKVSHHPMLIACHSEGKGWKFWGDSNVKSKFWGQSIQVDPVGVLTLEFDDGEIFQWSKVTTTINNLILGKLYCNHHGTMHIKGNRQYSCKLKFKEPSLLDRNPRLVQGFVEDNDGKKASFLIGKWDENMYYSNLDTSKIRSADQLQGASLLWEKSKPSPNPTRYNLSSFAITLNELTPELQEKLPPTDSRLRPDQRHLENGEYEKANTEKLRLERRQRMSTKLQDNGWKPRWFEQDAEDGTYHYKGGYWEARDQGRWDGCLNIFGEFSET; encoded by the exons atgacgcAGAGCAGCCACCACATCCACCACCACGCGCTCTGCTGCctctccgccgcgccgccgcagccGGACGCGCCGCCCACGCCGGCGCCGGAGCCCGCCGCGGCCACCGCTACGGCGGCGCCGGGGTCGGGgtcggtggcggtggcgggggtGCTGCACAAGTGGACCAACTACGGCCGCGGGTGGCGGGAGCGCTGGTTCTCGCTCCGCGACGGCGTCCTCTCCTACTCCAAGATTCGGAGCGACGCGGGGGCCGCCGGCGGCGCGGCGGAGGGAGGGATCGCGGAAGACGGGGAGGTCAGGCTGATCGGCGGCGCGTCCGCGAGGATCGCCGGGGACCGCCGCCCGGAGAAGCCCGCCGGCGTCGTCTGCCTCAAG GTATCAGCATTTCGGGAGAGCAAATCCGACGACAGGAGATTCTACATATTTTCTCCCACAAAGACACTTCACCTGAAGACAGATTCGAAAGATGACCGTGTCGCTTGGATCGAGGCCCTGATCCTGGCGAGGAGTGTGTATTCACTCAGATCATTCAGTGGAAGAATAAGTTTTGTGCAGAGTGATGTTTCGGTTTCAACCGCAAGGCTTCGGAATCGGATGCGCCAGGAAGGTTTAAACGAGAGCCTTATACGGGACTGCGAACAGATTATGCTTTCGGAGTTTTCAAGCTACCGAAAGCAACTGAAACTACGCTATGAGGATCATCTAAGCTTGTTTGGATCCAGTAGACACCATTTTGAG GAAGGTAAAGATGGAAATATAATACAGGGGGCGTTGTCAAGAAATGAATTTCCTAGTTCTCGACGTGGGAATTTTAGTG AATATAGCACAACAGAATCTGATGACTTTGAGAAGCAAGATGGTGGTGACTTGACTTGTGAAGAAGAGTCTACATTCTTTGATGCTGCAGACTACTTCACTGAATCAAACAGCAGATCTTCAGCAATGTCAAGTTCTACAGATTGTGGTGTACACAGTGGTACTAACATAGATAACTCAGGTTGCCTGGAAATTGAGAATGTCCAAATGCAAGATTCTGACAACATGCTACCTCAAATCAAACGACGGAGTAAATTACCAGAACCTACTGAGAAAGAGAAAGGAATCAGCCTTTGGTCCATTATTAAAGATAGTGTCGGCAAGGATTTGACAAGAGTGTGCCTTCCAGTTTACTTTAATGAACCACTGTCATCCCTCCAGAAATGCTTTGAAGATTTAGAATATTCCTACCTTTTGGATCAGGCATATGAACATGGAAAAGTG GGAAACAGCCTCATGAGAATTCTGAAAGTAGCTGCTTTTGCGGTCTCTGGCTATGCTTCTTCTGTCGCGAGACCTTGCAAACCGTTCAATCCGTTGTTAGGAGAGACCTATGAAGCTGATTTTCCTGATAGAAGGATCCGCTTTTTTGCTGAGAAG GTTAGTCATCATCCCATGCTGATTGCCTGCCACTCTGAAGGCAAGGGTTGGAAGTTCTGGGGCGACAGCAATGTAAAATCCAAGTTCTGGGGGCAGTCAATTCAAGTTGATCCAGTTGGCGTTTTGACACTGGAATTTGATGATGGTGAAATTTTCCAATGGAGTAAG GTGACAACAACTATCAATAACCTCATTCTTGGGAAGCTGTACTGCAATCATCATGGAACCATGCACATAAAAGGGAATCGACAGTATTCATGTAAACTCAAGTTCAAAGAGCCATCGCTGCTTGACCGCAATCCTCGCCTG GTACAAGGCTTCGTAGAGGACAATGATGGAAAGAAGGCTTCCTTTTTAATAGGAAAATGGGACGAAAATATGTACTATAGTAATTTAGATACTTCCAAGATCAGGAGTGCTGATCAATTGCAAGGTGCCTCCCTACTTTGGGAAAAGAGCAAACCTTCTCCCAACCCAACTCGGTACAATCTATCTTCTTTTGCGATCACATTGAATGAGTTGACCCCAGAGCTTCAG GAGAAACTTCCTCCTACTGATTCACGGCTGAGGCCAGACCAGCGGCATTTGGAGAATGGTGAATATGAAAAGGCAAACACAGAAAAGTTGAGGTTGGAACGGCGGCAAAGAATG TCGACTAAACTTCAAGACAATGGCTGGAAGCCTCGATGGTTCGAGCAGGACGCTGAAGATGGGACATACCATTACAAAGGTGGGTACTGGGAAGCAAGGGACCAAGGACGCTGGGATGGATGCCTCAACATATTCGGGGAGTTCTCAGAAACATGA
- the LOC127314833 gene encoding oxysterol-binding protein-related protein 2A isoform X2: MRQEGLNESLIRDCEQIMLSEFSSYRKQLKLRYEDHLSLFGSSRHHFEEGKDGNIIQGALSRNEFPSSRRGNFSEYSTTESDDFEKQDGGDLTCEEESTFFDAADYFTESNSRSSAMSSSTDCGVHSGTNIDNSGCLEIENVQMQDSDNMLPQIKRRSKLPEPTEKEKGISLWSIIKDSVGKDLTRVCLPVYFNEPLSSLQKCFEDLEYSYLLDQAYEHGKVGNSLMRILKVAAFAVSGYASSVARPCKPFNPLLGETYEADFPDRRIRFFAEKVSHHPMLIACHSEGKGWKFWGDSNVKSKFWGQSIQVDPVGVLTLEFDDGEIFQWSKVTTTINNLILGKLYCNHHGTMHIKGNRQYSCKLKFKEPSLLDRNPRLVQGFVEDNDGKKASFLIGKWDENMYYSNLDTSKIRSADQLQGASLLWEKSKPSPNPTRYNLSSFAITLNELTPELQEKLPPTDSRLRPDQRHLENGEYEKANTEKLRLERRQRMSTKLQDNGWKPRWFEQDAEDGTYHYKGGYWEARDQGRWDGCLNIFGEFSET; this comes from the exons ATGCGCCAGGAAGGTTTAAACGAGAGCCTTATACGGGACTGCGAACAGATTATGCTTTCGGAGTTTTCAAGCTACCGAAAGCAACTGAAACTACGCTATGAGGATCATCTAAGCTTGTTTGGATCCAGTAGACACCATTTTGAG GAAGGTAAAGATGGAAATATAATACAGGGGGCGTTGTCAAGAAATGAATTTCCTAGTTCTCGACGTGGGAATTTTAGTG AATATAGCACAACAGAATCTGATGACTTTGAGAAGCAAGATGGTGGTGACTTGACTTGTGAAGAAGAGTCTACATTCTTTGATGCTGCAGACTACTTCACTGAATCAAACAGCAGATCTTCAGCAATGTCAAGTTCTACAGATTGTGGTGTACACAGTGGTACTAACATAGATAACTCAGGTTGCCTGGAAATTGAGAATGTCCAAATGCAAGATTCTGACAACATGCTACCTCAAATCAAACGACGGAGTAAATTACCAGAACCTACTGAGAAAGAGAAAGGAATCAGCCTTTGGTCCATTATTAAAGATAGTGTCGGCAAGGATTTGACAAGAGTGTGCCTTCCAGTTTACTTTAATGAACCACTGTCATCCCTCCAGAAATGCTTTGAAGATTTAGAATATTCCTACCTTTTGGATCAGGCATATGAACATGGAAAAGTG GGAAACAGCCTCATGAGAATTCTGAAAGTAGCTGCTTTTGCGGTCTCTGGCTATGCTTCTTCTGTCGCGAGACCTTGCAAACCGTTCAATCCGTTGTTAGGAGAGACCTATGAAGCTGATTTTCCTGATAGAAGGATCCGCTTTTTTGCTGAGAAG GTTAGTCATCATCCCATGCTGATTGCCTGCCACTCTGAAGGCAAGGGTTGGAAGTTCTGGGGCGACAGCAATGTAAAATCCAAGTTCTGGGGGCAGTCAATTCAAGTTGATCCAGTTGGCGTTTTGACACTGGAATTTGATGATGGTGAAATTTTCCAATGGAGTAAG GTGACAACAACTATCAATAACCTCATTCTTGGGAAGCTGTACTGCAATCATCATGGAACCATGCACATAAAAGGGAATCGACAGTATTCATGTAAACTCAAGTTCAAAGAGCCATCGCTGCTTGACCGCAATCCTCGCCTG GTACAAGGCTTCGTAGAGGACAATGATGGAAAGAAGGCTTCCTTTTTAATAGGAAAATGGGACGAAAATATGTACTATAGTAATTTAGATACTTCCAAGATCAGGAGTGCTGATCAATTGCAAGGTGCCTCCCTACTTTGGGAAAAGAGCAAACCTTCTCCCAACCCAACTCGGTACAATCTATCTTCTTTTGCGATCACATTGAATGAGTTGACCCCAGAGCTTCAG GAGAAACTTCCTCCTACTGATTCACGGCTGAGGCCAGACCAGCGGCATTTGGAGAATGGTGAATATGAAAAGGCAAACACAGAAAAGTTGAGGTTGGAACGGCGGCAAAGAATG TCGACTAAACTTCAAGACAATGGCTGGAAGCCTCGATGGTTCGAGCAGGACGCTGAAGATGGGACATACCATTACAAAGGTGGGTACTGGGAAGCAAGGGACCAAGGACGCTGGGATGGATGCCTCAACATATTCGGGGAGTTCTCAGAAACATGA
- the LOC127314834 gene encoding indole-3-glycerol phosphate lyase, chloroplastic, whose product MSGNPATATPAASLADAPAPAPVPAAAAERGLSVSQAMSNVMAKGKTAFIPYITAGDPDLATTAAALRLLDAVGADVVELGMPFSDPSADGPVIQASAARALAAGATADAIMTMLKEVTPELSCPVVIFSYFRPIAERGTASFAAAVKEAGVKGLIVPDLPYTETCAFRDEAIKNDLELVLLTTPSTPAERMKEITKASGGFVYLVSVDGVTGPRANVNPRVESLLKEIKEVTDKAVAVGFGISTPDHVKQISEWGADGVIIGSAMVKQLGEAATPEEGLKRLEVYARSLKDALP is encoded by the exons ATGTCTGGAAATCCAGCAACCGCGACCCCAGCCGCGTCGCTCGCTGATGCACCAGCGCCCGCGCCcgtgccggccgccgccgccgagcgcgGCCTGTCCGTGTCGCAGGCCATGTCTAATGTCATGGCGAAGGGCAAG ACGGCGTTCATCCCGTACATCACCGCCGGCGACCCCGATCTCGCGACGACGGCGGCTGCGCTGAGGCTCCTCGACGCCGTGGGCGCCGACGTCGTCGAGCTCGGCATGCCGTTCTCGGACCCCTCCGCTGACGGGCCCGTCATCCAGGCCTCCGCGGCGCGCGCGCTGGCCGCCGGCGCCACCGCAGACGCCATCATGACCATGCTGAAGGAGGTGACGCCGGAGCTGTCCTGTCCCGTGGTGATCTTCTCCTACTTCAGACCCATTGCGGAGCGAGGGACGGCGAGCTTCGCCGCTGCGGTCAAGGAAGCCGGCGTAAAAG GTCTTATAGTGCCTGATCTTCCTTACACCGAGACATGTGCTTTCAGAGATGAAGCCATTAAGAACGACCTAGAGCTG GTGCTGCTTACAACACCGTCTACACCGGCAGAGAGGATGAAGGAGATCACTAAAGCTTCAGGAGGCTTTGTTTACCTT GTAAGTGTCGATGGAGTTACAGGCCCCCGCGCAAACGTGAACCCACGTGTCGAGAGTCTTCTTAAGGAGATTAAGGAG GTCACTGACAAGGCAGTGGCTGTTGGCTTTGGAATATCAACCCCTGACCATGTTAAGCAG ATTTCAGAGTGGGGTGCAGATGGAGTGATAATTGGCAGTGCAATGGTGAAGCAGCTGGGTGAAGCGGCTACTCCAGAAGAAGGGCTAAAGAGGCTGGAAGTGTATGCCAGGAGCTTGAAAGATGCGCTGCCATGA